The Ahaetulla prasina isolate Xishuangbanna chromosome 11, ASM2864084v1, whole genome shotgun sequence genome contains a region encoding:
- the GPR174 gene encoding probable G-protein coupled receptor 174 produces MAANDSNHDEEAFLKPFYAIMYTIILVPGLIGNVLALWVFYGYMKETKRAVIFMINLAIADLAQVLSLPLRIFYYLSKSWYLGKELCMFCFYLKYVNMYASIYFLVCISVRRFQFLMHPLKFSDCKRIYDMYICLVGWVVVCVGCLSFPLLRLTSNETGANNKCFVDLPVKTADKPISIAMMSLGELVGFVTPLLIILYCSWKTILSLQEKNSVSQDLGEKQKALKMILTCAIVFLICFGPYHISFPLNYLVKSQKIEDPYARKVILVFHAIALCLASLNSCVDPVIYYFTTDEFRRRLSRQDLQDSIQFHNMRCGRAKDPSEISIVEAE; encoded by the coding sequence ATGGCGGCCAATGACTCAAACCATGATGAAGAGGCGTTTTTGAAACCTTTCTATGCCATCATGTACACCATCATCCTGGTTCCAGGTTTGATTGGGAATGTTTTGGCTCTCTGGGTCTTCTATGGATATATGAAGGAAACTAAACGGGCCGTGATTTTTATGATCAATCTCGCCATTGCAGACTTGGCCCAAGTTTTATCTCTGCCACTAAGGATTTTCTATTACCTGTCTAAAAGTTGGTACCTGGGGAAGGAACTTTGCATGTTTTGCTTCTACCTCAAGTATGTCAACATGTATGCAAGCATTTACTTCTTGGTTTGCATCAGTGTGAGGAGATTCCAGTTCCTGATGCACCCGCTGAAGTTCAGCGACTGCAAGCGCATCTATGACATGTACATCTGCCTTGTTGGATGGGTTGTGGTTTGCGTTGGCTGCTTATccttcccccttctgcggcttaCCTCCAACGAGACCGGTGCCAACAATAAATGCTTTGTGGACCTGCCTGTGAAGACTGCAGATAAACCTATCTCAATAGCAATGATGTCCCTAGGTGAGCTGGTTGGCTTTGTAACCCCTCTGTTGATCATCCTGTATTGTTCCTGGAAGACCATCTTATCTCTCCAAGAGAAGAATTCTGTTTCCCAAGACCTTGGGGAGAAACAGAAAGCTTTAAAGATGATCCTGACTTGTGCCATTGTCTTTTTGATTTGCTTTGGTCCTTATCACATCAGCTTCCCTTTGAATTACTTGGTCAAGTCCCAAAAGATAGAAGATCCTTATGCCCGGAAGGTTATTTTGGTCTTCCATGCAATTGCCTTGTGTCTTGCCAGTTTAAATTCATGTGTCGACCCTGTAATTTATTACTTTACCACAGATGAGTTTCGAAGGAGGCTTTCGAGGCAAGATTTACAGGACAGTATTCAATTTCATAACATGCGCTGTGGACGTGCAAAAGATCCATCTGAAATAAGTATAGTTGAGGCTGAGTGA